The stretch of DNA GCAACCCACGCCGATGAATCTCATACCGGTGGGGACGCGATTGCCGTTGGTAAGCTCATCCGTCTCGCTTGCTAACCGGCGCGGTCTCCAGAATCTTGTGGGTCGCAGCCGTATCGCCACGTTCGGGCGACTGTTCGAGGGTACTGACGACATTTCGCTGGGTCAAACCTCGCCCGAGCGATCCCGGGTCACCGCCCGCACGTTCACATTCGCCACAGCCGTCACGCGTCCGGACTGAGCAAAAATCTACCCCCGGCGAATGTTGCAGAACGGTTGGCACTCGGGAAGAAAACTGTTAGCTTCTGCCAATGCCGATTCGATAACGAAACGGCGACAGACAACGAAGCGGAGATGCCCAACAGGTCGCGAGCCCACAGAGTGCACCACCACTGTGACGAGCCCCGGCCCGCGGCGTCCACGCCGGTAGACAACAGAGCGACGACGACTGTCCTGTCTCCACAGCCTGTGGATAACTATGTGGACAGTTCGTCATCGTTCCTTTGGTCGTCCCTGGATCGGCCTTTAGGGGGTTCTCGTCATTGACAGCTGACCCCGATCCCCCCTTCGTCGCCGTCTGGAACAACGTGGTTGCCGAACTCAACGGCGACACCGACTCCGGCGAGACCCTCAACGGGGACTCCACCGTCCCCACCCTGACCCCCCAGCAAAGAGCCTGGTTAAAGCTGGTCCAACCGCTTGTCATCGCCGAGGGATTTGCCCTGCTGTCGGTGCCCACGCCGTTTGTGCAAAACGAGATCGAACGACACCTGCGCGAACCGATCATCAGCGCGCTCAGTCGTCAGCTCGGCCAGCGCGTCGAGCTGGGAGTCCGCATCGCGGCGCCGGCTGCCAACGACCCCGATGAGGGCGTCAACGGTTACGCCGCCGCAGCCGCCAGCGCAGAACCCGACGAAGTCGACGAAGTCTCCGAGGCCCTCGCCAGCGCCGAGGAAAGCTGGCCGACCTACTTTTCGAACCGGCCGCAAAACACCCCCGCCGGCGAGCCCACCGCAGTCAATCTGAACCGCCGGTACACCTTCGACACGTTCGTCATCGGGGCCTCCAACAGATTCGCTCACGCCGCGTCGCTCGCGATTGCTGAGGCACCGGCGCGCGCGTACAACCCGTTGTTCATCTGGGGTGAATCCGGACTAGGCAAGACCCATCTGTTGCACGCCGCCGGCAACTACGCCCAGCGGCTGTTTCCGGGCATGCGCGTCAAGTACGTGTCGACCGAGGAATTCACCAACGACTTCATCAACTCCCTCCGCGACGATCGCAAAGCGTCGTTCAAGCGCAGCTATCGCGACATCGACGTGCTGTTGGTCGACGACATCCAGTTCATCGAGGGCAAGGAAGGCATCCAGGAGGAGTTCTTCCACACCTTCAACACGCTGCACAACGCGAACAAGCAGATCGTCATCTCCTCCGACCGGCCGCCCAAACAGCTGGCCACACTGGAAGACCGGCTGCGCACCCGGTTCGAATGGGGCCTGATCACCGATGTTCAGCCGCCCGAACTCGAGACTCGCATCGCAATTCTGCGCAAGAAGGCGCAGATGGACCGGCTCGACGTGCCGGACGATGTGCTCGAGCTGATCGCCAGCAGCATCGAACGCAACATCCGCGAACTCGAAGGTGCCCTGATCCGGGTCACCGCATTCGCATCGTTGAACAAAACGGCGATCGACAAGTCGTTGGCAGAGATCGTGCTCCGCGACCTCATCTCCGACGCCAGCACCATGCAAATCAGCACAGCAGCGATCATGGCCGCCACCGCCGAATACTTCGAAACCACCATCGAGGAGCTGCGTGGGCCGGGTAAGACGCGGGCGTTGGCGCAGTCGCGGCAAATCGCCATGTATTTGTGCCGCGAGCTCACCGATCTGTCACTACCCAAGATCGGTCAGGCCTTCGGCCGCGACCACACCACGGTCATGTATGCCGAAAAGAAGATCCGCGGCGAGATGGCCGAGCGCCGTGAGGTGTTCGATCACGTCAAGGAACTCACCACCCGAATCCGCCAGCGCTCCAAGCGCTGACCGAATCTTCTATCGTCCCCAATTTTGTTGTCCCGGATCTCGGGGCAACCGAGTTGTGCGCGCCTACTGACAAAAAATCTTCAAAAAACTTTGGCACCGTCGGTATCACTTGTCACACCACGGCCGTGTGCATGCCGGTGTGGACAACTTGCGACCAAGCCTCGGATTGTTCGGCGCTTTTCCCACAACACCCCGAAAGTCCACAATGCGCCGACCGGCCGCATGCAATTGTCCACAATTGCCTCACACCCCGACACGCGTGCCACGCTGCACCGACACCCGGTTATCCCCAATGTCCACAAGCCCTAATACTGTTACTTGTATATCTCCAAAGTTTCTTCTTTGAAGAAGCCACCTGGGGACACATCGATTCACTGTGCGCCGGGCTGGTTTGCGAAGGCCGATGTCAGCCCGATCGATTAGCTTTCAAGTTGAGGCGGAAAGCTCTACGGTGGTTCATCGACAGCCGTTACGGTCGTTGATACGCATCGGGGAGACGCGGCGCGAGACACCGGAAAACCGCTGGTTAGACCTTGTTGTGGGGTGGATCGAAGGGACGCTATGGACGTGGCGACGACAACCGCTGGTCTCACCGATTTGAAGTTCCGGTTAGTGCGGGAAGACTTCGCCGACGCCGTGGCCTGGGTCGCCAGGAATTTGCCGTCCAGACCGACTGTGCCCGTCCTGGCGGGCGTGTTGCTGACGGGGTCGGACGACGGGCTGACGATTTCGGGATTCGACTACGAAGTGTCTGCCGAAGTGCGGGTGGCAGCCGAAATCGCTTCTCCTGGAAGTGTTTTGGTGTCCGGTCGGCTGTTGTCCGACATCACCCGGGCGCTGCCTGCCAAACCCGTCGACGTCAGCGTCGAGGGCACCCGCGTCTCGTTGACCTGCGGCAGTGCCCGGTTTTCGTTGCCGACCATGGCCGTCGAGGACTACCCGGCGTTGCCGGCGCTACCCGACGACACGGGTGTCATCTCGTCAGAGTTGTTCGGCGAGGCCATTGGCCAGGTGGCCGTCGCGGCCGGCCGAGATGACACACTTCCGATGCTGACGGGCATTCGGGTCGAGATTTCCGGCGAGAAGGTGGTTTTGGCGGCGACCGACCGCTTCCGTCTCGCGGTACGCGAGCTGACGTGGTCGACGGAGTCGGCCGACATCGAAGCTGCGGTGCTCGTGCCGGCGAAGACTCTCGCGGAGGCGGCGAAGGCGGGCACCGACGGCGCGGATGTGCATCTGTCGCTCGGTGCCGGAGCAGCGGTCGGCAAGGAAGGCCTGCTCGGTATTCGCAGCGACGGTAAGCGCAGCACCACTCGCCTGCTCGATGCGGAGTTCCCGAAATTTCGTCAGCTGTTACCCGCCGAGCACACGGCGATCGCGACCATCGGCGTCGCGGAACTCACCGAGGCGATCAAGCGGGTAGCCCTGGTCGCCGATCGGGGCGCGCAGGTGCGGATGGAATTCTCCGATGATGCGTTGCGGCTGTCCGCCGGCGCTGATGACGTCGGGCGCGCGGAAGAAGACCTTCCCGTCACCTTCTCGGGTGATCCGCTGACGATCGCGTTCAACCCGACGTATCTGACCGACGGGTTGAGTTCGTTGCATTCGGAACGCGTGACGTTTGGTTTCACGACGCCCAGTCGTCCCGCGGTGTTGCGTCCGGCAGGTGAGGATGATGGGTCTGTCGGCGCAAGTGGGCCGTTCCCGGCCGCTCAAACCGATTACGTGTACCTGTTGATGCCGGTGCGGCTTCCGGGCTGACCGGCCCTACCGCCACGAAAGAGGCGCGCATATGCAATTAGGTCTCGTCGGCCTGGGCAAAATGGGTTTCAACATGCGGGAGCGTCTGCGCGAGGGCGGCCACGAGGTGATTGGGTACGACCCTCGGCCAGAGGTCACCGACGTGCCGACGCTCGCCGCGCTCGCCGAAGCGCTACCCACTCCGCGGGTGGTTTGGGTGATGGTGCCGTCGGGCACCGTTACCCACGAAACCATCGCAGCGCTCGCGGATGTTCTCAGCGCCGGTGACCTGGTGATCGACGGCGGCAACTCGCGCTATACCGAGGATGGTCCGCACGCAAAACTGTTGGACGACAAGGGAATTGCGTTCATCGATGCCGGAGTTTCCGGTGGCATCTGGGGTCTGAAGGAAGGCTACGGCCTGATGGTGGGCGGTAGCGACGCCGACATCGAGCGGGCGATGCCCATCTTTGACACGCTGCGTCCAGCCGGGCCGCGCGAGGACGGATTTGTCCACGCCGGTCCCGTCGGCGCAGGTCATTTCACCAAAATGGTCCACAACGGCGTCGAATACGCGCTGATGACGGCGTATGCCGAGGGTTACGAGATGCTGGCCGCCGAAGAGCTGGTCAAGGATCCGCAGGCCGTGTATCAGGCGTGGACGAACGGCACCGTGGTGCGCTCGTGGCTGCAGCAGCTGCTGGCCAGGGCACTCAAGGAAGATCCCAAGCTCGCGGAGATTTCCGGATATACCGAGGATTCGGGCGAAGGTAGGTGGACGGTGGAGGAGGCGATTCGGCTGCGGGTTCCGGTGCCTGGCATCGCCGCATCGCTGTTCGCCCGGTTCTTGTCGCGTCAGGATGACTCGCCGACCATGAAGGCCGTCGCTGCACTGCGAAACCAATTCGGTGGCCACGCCGTGAAACGAATCAGCGAGTCGGGATAGGTGTTCGTTCGCCGACTGGGTTTGCAGGACTTCCGGTCCTGGCCGCGGGCCGACCTGGAGTTGGAACCCGGACGGACGGTGTTAGTCGGGCCCAATGGCTTCGGTAAAACGAATCTCGTTGAGGCGCTGTGGTATTCGTCGACGCTGGGTTCGCATCGCGTCGCGTCGGATGCGCCGCTGATCCGGACGGGCGCTGAACGCGCCGTGGTGTCGACGATCGTGGTCAGCGACGGCCGCGAATTGGCGATTGACCTGGAAATCACGGCGGGGCGCGCCAACAAGGCGCGGCTCAACCGCTCCCCGGTGCGGTCGGCGCGCGAGGTGCTGGGTGTATTGCGCGCGGTGCTGTTCGCGCCAGAGGATCTGGCGTTGGTGCGCGGCGACCCCGGTGAACGGCGCCGCTACCTGGACGAACTCGCGACCACACGCCGGCCCCGGGTGGCTGCGATCCGGGCGGACTACGACAAGGTGCTGCGGCAGCGTGCTGCGCTGCTGAAGACGGCGGGACCGGCACGCCACCGCGGTGACCGCAGCGTGCTCGACACCCTTGACGTGTGGGACGGCCACCTTGCGGCGCACGGCGCCCAACTGATTGCGGCGCGCGTGGAGTTGGCCAACCTGCTCGCCCCCGAAGTGGAGAAGGCGTACCAGCTGTTGGCCCCGGCGTCGCGCCCCGCCGCCATTCAGTACCGCAGCGGCGTCGACGTGGTCGAGGCAGAGGCCGCCGCGGGCAACGACAACCCGGAGATATTCGAGGCCGCGCTACTCGACGCGCTGGCCCGGCGCCGCGACGCCGAACTTGAGCGCGGCGTCTGTCTCGTCGGTCCGCACCGCGACGACCTCGAGCTGCGGCTCGGTGATCAGATCGCGAAAGGCTTCGCGAGCCACGGGGAATCGTGGTCAATGGCGCTGGCGCTGCGACTCGCCGCATACGAATTGCTGCGCACCGATGGCGGTGATCCCGTCCTGCTGCTCGACGACGTATTCGCCGAACTCGATAACGCGCGTCGGCAAGCGCTGGCCAACGTCGCGGCGAATGCGGAGCAGGTGCTGGTGACTGCGGCGGTGCACGACGACATTCCCTCCGATTGGGACGCCCGGCGGGTCGAGATCACAATGCGCGACGATGACAGCGGCCGAATTTCGATGGCGGTGCCATGACCTCCCCTGAAGACGACGATCCCGACGACACTGCAGTGGGCCCGCCCGCGCATCTGAGTGGGCTGGCGGGCATGGATCTGGTGCGGCGCACGCTCGAAGAAGCCCGCGGGGCCGCGCGGGTCCAGGGCAAGGATGTCGGTCGCGGCCGCAACTCACCGGTCCGGCGACGAGTGGCCGGAACCAGCCGTCGCCGCTGGTCGGGACCGGGTCCAGACTCGCGGGACCCGCAACTGCTGGGCTCGGCGACGGCTGACTTGGCACGCAACCGCGGCTGGTCGGGCCGGGTCGCCGAGGGATCGGTGTTCGGCCGGTGGCACGGCCTGGTGGGCGAGCAGATCGCAGCGCATGCGACGCCGACATCGCTGAATGACGGTGTGCTCACGGTGTCGGCCGAATCGACGGCCTGGGCGACGCAGCTGAGGATGGTGCAGGCGCAGCTGTTGGCCAAGATCGCTGCGGCCGTGGGGGACGGAGTGGTGACCTCGTTGAGAATCGTCGGGCCGGTAGCCCCGTCGTGGCGAAAGGGGCGGTATCACATCGCGGGCCGCGGGCCCCGCGACACGTACGGGTAAGCGGCTGGCACCGGTCGGCTGAGAGCCGCCAGAAGGCCGCGAGCCTACCTCTTAAGCGACTTCACGCACCCGAGATCGAGAAATTCCACAGGCGTCGCAAATAGGTATGCAGAAACGCCGCCTCAGAATCGGTCCCGCCGCTGTCTGCCGGTAGACTGTCCTCATGACTTGCCGACGGTAACCATTGCCGTCAGAGCACCACCCCCATCAGAAAGTAGGGAAGCTTCCGCTCGTGGCTGCTGCGAAGAAGAAACCACAGGAACAGTACGGTGCCGATTCGATCAAGGTATTGGAGGGTCTGGAGGCCGTCCGCAAACGCCCCGGCATGTACATCGGGTCCACCGGTGAACGGGGCCTGCACCATCTGATCTGGGAGGTTGTGGATAACGCCGTCGACGAAGCGATGGCCGGCTTCGCCGACCACGTCGCGGTTCGACTGCTCGACGATGGCGGCGTAGAGGTCACCGACAATGGCCGCGGAATTCCGGTGGCCATGCACTCGACCGGCATTCCCACCGTCGACGTCGTGATGACGGTGCTCCACGCTGGCGGCAAGTTCGAGGAAGGCGCCTACAGCGTCTCCGGCGGGCTCCATGGTGTGGGCGTCTCGGTCGTCAACGCCCTGTCGAGCAGGCTCGAGGCGGACATCCGCACCGACGGCTATGAGTGGTTCCAGACCTACGACAATTCGATACCCGGCACCCTCAAGCAGGGCGAGAAGACGAAGAAGACCGGCACCACCATCAGGTTCTGGGCCGACCCGAATGTCTTCGAGACCACCAACTACGACTTCGAGACCGTCGCGCGGCGACTGCAGGAAATGGCCTTCCTCAACAAGGGACTGACCATCACGCTCACCGATGAGCGCGTCACCGCCGAGGAAGTCACCGACGAGGTCGTCAGCGACACCGCCGAGGCACCGAAGTCAGCCGAGGAGAAGGCCGCCGAAGCCGCGGCCCCGCACAAGGTCAAGCACCGCACCTTCCACTACCCCGGCGGCCTGGTCGACTTCGTCAAGCACATCAACCGCACCAAGACGCCGATCCACCAGAGCATCGTCGACTTCTCCGGCAAGGGCGAAGGCCACGAGGTTGAGATCGCGATGCAGTGGAATGCCGGCTACTCCGAATCGGTGCACACCTTCGCCAACACGATCAACACCCACGAAGGCGGCACCCATGAAGAGGGATTCCGTGCTGCGCTGACCACCGTGGTGAACAAGTACGCCAAGGACAAGAAGCTCCTCAAGGACAAGGACCCGAACCTCACCGGCGATGACATCCGCGAGGGTCTGGCCGCGGTCATCTCGGTCAAGGTCGCTGAACCGCAGTTCGAAGGCCAGACCAAGACGAAGCTCGGCAACACCGAGGTCAAATCTTTCGTGCAGAAGATATGCAACGAGCAGATGAGCCACTGGTTCGAGGCCAACCCCGCTGAGGCGAAAACCGTTGTGAACAAGGCGGTTTCGTCGGCGCAGGCGCGTATCGCGGCGCGTAAGGCCCGCGAGCTGGTGCGCCGCAAGAGTGCCACCGACATCGGCGGCCTGCCCGGCAAGTTGGCTGACTGCCGCTCGACGGATCCGCGGAAGTCGGAACTGTATGTGGTGGAGGGTGATTCGGCAGGCGGTTCGGCGAAGAGCGGCCGCGACTCGATGTTCCAGGCGATCCTGCCGTTGCGCGGCAAGATCATCAACGTCGAGAAGGCCCGCATCGACCGGGTGCTGAAGAACACCGAAGTCCAAGCGATCATCACCGCGCTCGGCACCGGTATTCACGACGAATTCGATATCGCCAAGCTGCGCTATCACAAGATCGTGCTGATGGCCGACGCTGACGTCGACGGCCAGCACATCTCGACGCTGCTGCTGACGCTGCTGTTCCGATTCATGAAGCCGCTGATCGAGAACGGCCACGTGTTCCTGGCGCAGCCGCCGCTGTACAAGCTGAAGTGGCAGCGCAGCGAGCCGGAGTTCGCCTACTCCGACCGTGAACGTGACGGGCTGCTCGAAGCGGGCAGGAAGGCGGGCAGGAAGATCAACACCGACGACGGCATCCAGCGCTACAAGGGTCTTGGTGAGATGGACGCCAAGGAGCTGTGGGAAACCACCATGGATCCGTCGGTGCGAGTGCTGCGGCAGGTGACGCTGGACGACGCCGCCGCTGCCGACGAGTTGTTCTCGATCCTGATGGGCGAGGACGTCGAGGCACGTCGCAGCTTCATCACCCGGAACGCCAAAGACGTTCGCTTCCTTGATGTTTAACGCCGAATTCAACCACTAATAGGGCTGAAATATGACTGATACTTTGCCGCCCGAGGGCGACCGGATCGAGCCTGTCGACATCCAGCAGGAGATGCAGCGCAGCTACATCGACTATGCGATGAGCGTCATCGTTGGCCGCGCGCTGCCGGAGGTTCGCGATGGCCTCAAGCCGGTGCACCGCCGCGTGCTCTACGCGATGTACGACTCGGGTTTCCGACCGGATCGCAGCCACGCGAAATCGGCGCGCTCCGTTGCCGAAACGATGGGTAACTATCACCCCCACGGTGACTCGTCGATCTACGACACCCTGGTGCGCATGGCGCAGCCGTGGTCGCTGCGCTACCCGCTCGTCGACGGGCAGGGCAACTTCGGTTCACCGGGCAACGATCCACCGGCCGCCATGAGGTATTGCGTCACCGGAGACGCGCTAGTGCGGTTGCCTTTTGGCCAATCGGTTCGGATCGCGGACATCGTGCCCGGTGCTCGGCCCAATTCGGACAATGTCATCGATGCGAAGGTTCTGGACCGACACGGCAACCCAGTCGTGGCGGATCGGCTCTTCCATTCCGGTGAGCACCAGACCTACACAGTGACTACGGCCGAAGGGTATTCGGTTACTGGTACCGCCAACCATCCGCTTCTGTGTCTGGTGGATGTAGCCGGCGTGCCGACGCTGTTGTGGAGGCTAATCGAAGAAGTACGCCCGGATGACCGTGTGGTGATCCAAAGAACACCGGCGACGGAGTTCGGCCCCGGTGACTTTTACGACACGCTGGAGGCGCTTCTACTTGGAGCTTTCATCAGTGAAGGCTTCGTCTCACAACGCCGCGCCGGGTTCAACAACGTCGACCGTGATTACTTCAATATGGTCGTAGCCGCGTATGACGCTGTCGTCGGCGGCCCGAGATACGTGTCGGAACGCACGATTGCGTCGGGATCCAACCTTCTCGAGCTCGATATCCAAAATCTGACCACGTTGCGCAGAAGTCGGCTCGCAGAGCTCATGGGCCGGCGCTCGGCGGACAAGGCTGTCCCCCAATGGCTGTGGCACTCCCCCGCCGCAGTGAAGCGCGCGTTTCTAGGTGCTCTGTTCGAAGGCGACGGTTCGTGCTCCGCACTGCCGCGCAACACGATTCAGATCTCATACACGACGCGTAGTGGCCATCTCGCAAAAGATGTCCAGCAAATGCTGCTGGAGTTCGGTGTGGTTGCGCGGCGGTACCTGCACGCCACAGGCGAGCACAAGGTCGTCATAACCAATCGCGCCCATGCCGAGCTATTTGCAACACGAGTTGGGTTCGGTGGCGTCAAGCAGTCGAAGCTGCAAGGTCTCGTAGCGTCGTGGCCGCGCAAGGCCGGTGGCTTGGATACCGACTACGTCCCGGGGCTCGCGACATTTGTGCGGGCGCACGGTGGCGGTCGTTGGGTCGATAAGGAATGGTTGCGCAAGCACAACATAGACCGGCTGTCCAGGTGGCAGCGCGATGGAGCTGAGATCCTCAGCCACATCAGCGACCCGGACGTCCGCGCCATCGCGTCGGAGCTGACTGACGGCCGGTTCTATTACGCACGCGTCGCATCAGTGACCGATGCAGGCGTGCAGCCTGTCTACAGCCTTCGCGTCGACACGGACGATCACGCATTCATCACCAACGGCTTCATCAGCCACAACACGGAAGCGCGGCTGACTCCGCTTGCGATGGAGATGCTGCGCGAAATCGACGAGGAGACAGTCGATTTCATCCCGAACTACGACGGGCGCGTGCAGGAGCCGACGGTTCTGCCGAGCCGGTTCCCGAACCTGCTCGCCAACGGGTCGGGCGGTATCGCGGTCGGCATGGCCACCAACATGCCGCCGCACAACCTGCGCGAGTTGGCCGACGCCGTCTACTGGTGTCTGGAAAACCACGAGGCCGACGAAGAAGCGACGCTGGCCGCGGTGACCGAGTATGTCAAGGGACCGGACTTTCCCACCTACGGCTTGATCGTTGGCTCGCAGGGCATCAACG from Mycobacterium sp. JS623 encodes:
- the recF gene encoding DNA replication/repair protein RecF (All proteins in this family for which functions are known are DNA-binding proteins that assist the filamentation of RecA onto DNA for the initiation of recombination or recombinational repair.) produces the protein MFVRRLGLQDFRSWPRADLELEPGRTVLVGPNGFGKTNLVEALWYSSTLGSHRVASDAPLIRTGAERAVVSTIVVSDGRELAIDLEITAGRANKARLNRSPVRSAREVLGVLRAVLFAPEDLALVRGDPGERRRYLDELATTRRPRVAAIRADYDKVLRQRAALLKTAGPARHRGDRSVLDTLDVWDGHLAAHGAQLIAARVELANLLAPEVEKAYQLLAPASRPAAIQYRSGVDVVEAEAAAGNDNPEIFEAALLDALARRRDAELERGVCLVGPHRDDLELRLGDQIAKGFASHGESWSMALALRLAAYELLRTDGGDPVLLLDDVFAELDNARRQALANVAANAEQVLVTAAVHDDIPSDWDARRVEITMRDDDSGRISMAVP
- the gyrB gene encoding DNA topoisomerase (ATP-hydrolyzing) subunit B, whose translation is MAAAKKKPQEQYGADSIKVLEGLEAVRKRPGMYIGSTGERGLHHLIWEVVDNAVDEAMAGFADHVAVRLLDDGGVEVTDNGRGIPVAMHSTGIPTVDVVMTVLHAGGKFEEGAYSVSGGLHGVGVSVVNALSSRLEADIRTDGYEWFQTYDNSIPGTLKQGEKTKKTGTTIRFWADPNVFETTNYDFETVARRLQEMAFLNKGLTITLTDERVTAEEVTDEVVSDTAEAPKSAEEKAAEAAAPHKVKHRTFHYPGGLVDFVKHINRTKTPIHQSIVDFSGKGEGHEVEIAMQWNAGYSESVHTFANTINTHEGGTHEEGFRAALTTVVNKYAKDKKLLKDKDPNLTGDDIREGLAAVISVKVAEPQFEGQTKTKLGNTEVKSFVQKICNEQMSHWFEANPAEAKTVVNKAVSSAQARIAARKARELVRRKSATDIGGLPGKLADCRSTDPRKSELYVVEGDSAGGSAKSGRDSMFQAILPLRGKIINVEKARIDRVLKNTEVQAIITALGTGIHDEFDIAKLRYHKIVLMADADVDGQHISTLLLTLLFRFMKPLIENGHVFLAQPPLYKLKWQRSEPEFAYSDRERDGLLEAGRKAGRKINTDDGIQRYKGLGEMDAKELWETTMDPSVRVLRQVTLDDAAAADELFSILMGEDVEARRSFITRNAKDVRFLDV
- the gyrA gene encoding intein-containing DNA gyrase subunit A, with the translated sequence MTDTLPPEGDRIEPVDIQQEMQRSYIDYAMSVIVGRALPEVRDGLKPVHRRVLYAMYDSGFRPDRSHAKSARSVAETMGNYHPHGDSSIYDTLVRMAQPWSLRYPLVDGQGNFGSPGNDPPAAMRYCVTGDALVRLPFGQSVRIADIVPGARPNSDNVIDAKVLDRHGNPVVADRLFHSGEHQTYTVTTAEGYSVTGTANHPLLCLVDVAGVPTLLWRLIEEVRPDDRVVIQRTPATEFGPGDFYDTLEALLLGAFISEGFVSQRRAGFNNVDRDYFNMVVAAYDAVVGGPRYVSERTIASGSNLLELDIQNLTTLRRSRLAELMGRRSADKAVPQWLWHSPAAVKRAFLGALFEGDGSCSALPRNTIQISYTTRSGHLAKDVQQMLLEFGVVARRYLHATGEHKVVITNRAHAELFATRVGFGGVKQSKLQGLVASWPRKAGGLDTDYVPGLATFVRAHGGGRWVDKEWLRKHNIDRLSRWQRDGAEILSHISDPDVRAIASELTDGRFYYARVASVTDAGVQPVYSLRVDTDDHAFITNGFISHNTEARLTPLAMEMLREIDEETVDFIPNYDGRVQEPTVLPSRFPNLLANGSGGIAVGMATNMPPHNLRELADAVYWCLENHEADEEATLAAVTEYVKGPDFPTYGLIVGSQGINDAYATGRGSIRMRGVCEIEEDNRGRTGIVITELPYQVNHDNFITSIAEQVRDGKLGGISNIEDQSSDRVGLRIVVELKRDAVAKVVLNNLYKHTQLQTSFGANMLAIVDGVPRTLRLDQLIRHYVNHQLDVIVRRTTYRLRKANERAHILRGLVKALDALDEVIALIRASETVDVARQGLIELLDIDDIQAQAILDMQLRRLAALERQKIVDDLAKIEAEIADLEDILAKPERQRAIVRDELKEIVDKYGDDRRTRIIAADGDVNDEDLIAREDVVVTITETGYAKRTKTDLYRSQKRGGKGVQGAGLKQDDIVNHFFVCSTHDWILFFTTQGRVYRAKAYDLPEASRTARGQHVANLLAFQPEERIAQVIQIKSYEDAPYLVLATKNGLVKKSKLTDFDSNRSGGIVAVNLRDGDELVGAVLCSSDDDLLLVSAKGQSIRFSATDEALRPMGRATSGVQGMRFNEEDKLLSLNVVQEDTYLLVATAGGYSKRTAIDEYPVQGRGGKGVLTIQFDKRRGSLVGALIVDDDTELYAITSGGGVIRTAARQVRKAGRQTKGVRLMNLGEGDTLVAIARNAEETDVDAVETDAT
- a CDS encoding DUF721 family protein — encoded protein: MTSPEDDDPDDTAVGPPAHLSGLAGMDLVRRTLEEARGAARVQGKDVGRGRNSPVRRRVAGTSRRRWSGPGPDSRDPQLLGSATADLARNRGWSGRVAEGSVFGRWHGLVGEQIAAHATPTSLNDGVLTVSAESTAWATQLRMVQAQLLAKIAAAVGDGVVTSLRIVGPVAPSWRKGRYHIAGRGPRDTYG
- the dnaN gene encoding DNA polymerase III subunit beta: MDVATTTAGLTDLKFRLVREDFADAVAWVARNLPSRPTVPVLAGVLLTGSDDGLTISGFDYEVSAEVRVAAEIASPGSVLVSGRLLSDITRALPAKPVDVSVEGTRVSLTCGSARFSLPTMAVEDYPALPALPDDTGVISSELFGEAIGQVAVAAGRDDTLPMLTGIRVEISGEKVVLAATDRFRLAVRELTWSTESADIEAAVLVPAKTLAEAAKAGTDGADVHLSLGAGAAVGKEGLLGIRSDGKRSTTRLLDAEFPKFRQLLPAEHTAIATIGVAELTEAIKRVALVADRGAQVRMEFSDDALRLSAGADDVGRAEEDLPVTFSGDPLTIAFNPTYLTDGLSSLHSERVTFGFTTPSRPAVLRPAGEDDGSVGASGPFPAAQTDYVYLLMPVRLPG
- the dnaA gene encoding chromosomal replication initiator protein DnaA → MTADPDPPFVAVWNNVVAELNGDTDSGETLNGDSTVPTLTPQQRAWLKLVQPLVIAEGFALLSVPTPFVQNEIERHLREPIISALSRQLGQRVELGVRIAAPAANDPDEGVNGYAAAAASAEPDEVDEVSEALASAEESWPTYFSNRPQNTPAGEPTAVNLNRRYTFDTFVIGASNRFAHAASLAIAEAPARAYNPLFIWGESGLGKTHLLHAAGNYAQRLFPGMRVKYVSTEEFTNDFINSLRDDRKASFKRSYRDIDVLLVDDIQFIEGKEGIQEEFFHTFNTLHNANKQIVISSDRPPKQLATLEDRLRTRFEWGLITDVQPPELETRIAILRKKAQMDRLDVPDDVLELIASSIERNIRELEGALIRVTAFASLNKTAIDKSLAEIVLRDLISDASTMQISTAAIMAATAEYFETTIEELRGPGKTRALAQSRQIAMYLCRELTDLSLPKIGQAFGRDHTTVMYAEKKIRGEMAERREVFDHVKELTTRIRQRSKR